The Coffea arabica cultivar ET-39 chromosome 9c, Coffea Arabica ET-39 HiFi, whole genome shotgun sequence nucleotide sequence ATCTGTATTTTAGAATGTGATTGCTGACTAGAATAGGAAATTTTTTATGAGAAAGTATtaacatttatttttttttttgtattttgtttgttttccttagtctTCACCTGATATTCTTGTATTAAATGTGCAGCTGCTGGAGAGAATTGGTCCTGCAACTGAGAGATTAAAGAACAAAGGAATTGATTTCTCTTTGTGGTACAAGCCAGAAAATTACCGTACAGATATTTGACATACTACATAGTTCTTTTTGTGCCTGTGATACAAGACCTGCTGTTAGGTTTAGGTGGCTATGACTTCATTGAATTCTAATCTTTATTGAGATTCTATATCTTTCCATACAAGCTTATACTACTGAATGCTTGCGACTGATGTAAAATCAACAGTAATTGAAGTTCGTCATTTTCTTTTTGGCTGAAATTGCAAGTGAGTAGTTGTTTCATATCCTAAACTcaaaattttacttttagtaagctaaatatataataatttcTTAGAGATAGATATTGAGATGTAGACAAGGAAATGGGCTTATGAAATATGGGTCTGAGTTTCATTTAATAGATATCTCATTTTCTGTCTCCCTTGAAAAGTCCCCCTCTGTTTCTTGTATGCTATACTTTGGTAGCTGGAGCAGTAACTAAGTCATTGCATTAAACATCTGGCACAggataaaacttaaaattgcACCTTCATCTGATCATTCTTTGTTCAGTGATGAATTCCTtgaaactttttgaattttggttCTGCTGATATTGTATGTTTCTCTGTATATTTGTCTCTCATGTCCAAGGAAATTGGCCCAAATGCATGGCATTGGAATGTCCTCTAGCATTTGGTACTACGAGTACAAGGGATTTCACATGTCTGAACACAAATGCAATCTTTGGTGAACTAATGTCTAGAATAGATGTcacaaactgaaatttctccTGAAGCTCTTGGTCTGAATAAGCCTTGGTGAGAGTGAAGATTTATGTATCTTCATCTTGAACCTAGTCATTTGTGTGCAGACATATGTAGCTACAATTTTCTAATGAAGAATGTCCGTCCAACTTTTAGTTATTAGAATATCTCTGGAGAGGTTATGCTCCATAGAATTTTCTATTCTGGATGGACAGCGTCCCAATGTATTGTGTTCTAGTAAGAACCTACATAATAATAATCTCTTCTGGGTTCAAACAGTCTACAGTTGACAAATGTGCAGTTCTTTGCTTTTCAGGTTTCTTCTCTATTTCATTTTCAGATTATGATACATCtgtcaaatttaaattcattaTGAAGTTTATCATAGATCCATGATACAATTTTCGGTTAAATTAGTATAGAATAAGGTTTCAGCACTAATTATCTTATCTTCTATAATTATTGAATGATTAGTTTTCAACATAAATTGATTTATCTGGAATTTAGTACAATAAATGCTTTGACCACGTAACTTTTGTTGTTTACAGTTTGTACTTGTGAACTGTTGAATGGATCTAGAGGTATCATCAAAAGCATAGGCCGTATAATCTTTTTCAATATTACTTTTAGTGAGGAGATTTGGGTCTATGTAGTGTTCATAAGGTTGTCAAATGAATCTTATATTGGTTTGGAGGTTAACCCTGGGCATCTCCTTTATTAATTGTGTTCGCAGAAAGTTAAACAACCAACGTGCTTCAGAGTGTTTATACACAGACGGTGTAAAAGATAAATTTTTTGTAGGAGAAATTTAAggcattttatttataaaagcaTCATCTTGTTGTTTTGATTCCTCAGTACACTGGTTTTTGTAATTGGATTCTTCATCCCGTGTGATTTGAAAGTAAACTTTGGCCAGCATAAATTGCCTCTGCAGTCGTAGCGGATTGCTGAAGAACTTCAGTCTTTTGGTCGAATGAGAATTCCTTTTATGACCAGTCCTCTCTTCCACCCCCCACCCTCATATTCATACATTGAACACTCCATATTCCCATCATTCTCTGGCAACGTCTCAAATTCTCCTGCTAGGATTTCTATCCACTTTCCCCTAGGTTTTTCCATCATATTTTCTTTGTGTTCCTGTCTGCTTCCATCTGCTAGAATGAGTCTGAAGTTCACTGGAATTCCCCATCCATAAGCAGGATCTTTTAACATAAGAACAAATACAACCTGATAGAGAGTTCTTGGTGTGAGATTGACCGTGTTGAACCATCCATGAATTTCCAGCCAGCAAACGTTCAGCAGCTCTGCAGCCACTAGAGTCACATCACTGCAAAATAGGAAGCAGCACTAGTAATCAGTTTATAGTCCAGAAGCATCAGTCTGTAAAACATGATAAATCTGTTATTGGTTGTGTTTTTGGCATATctggtttttgaattttgattgtGCATAACAAATGGCATGGCTTTTGGTGACTAACCGTTTACTCGAAAAGATTCTTTCCAAGAAGTGTTAAACTTCATAACTATTCTACAAAAATTATGACTTTCATCTCTTAGTTTATTATTCGATTTCTGATGCAACGTGTCGTTGTTCTTTGTTTACCCCAGTTCTTGGTCCTGCTAATAATAAATAAGGACTATTAGGGTACTGGATGGAGCTAGACACAGTTAGCAGACTTCTTGTTTTGTCTGCTAACTATGCTTCTCGGTAGCTACCTGGATTCTTTTATGAAGGGCCAGTGCCAGCAGGATCTGTCTTCAGCCCAGGTTATTGAAAGATTTCTTGCATATAGCATGAAGCAGTTCTTCTTAGAGGTCCTATCAATCCAATACTTCTGCATTACATAAAAGTCTCTGGTAAAAACTATTCTTGCATAATTAAGTTcatattttatgaaaaataaaatgaaagaaatggTGATGATAGCTCTGTTTGGAATTTTTAATTCACTTGGCTACCCAACAGGATTTCAGACTCAGTAGGATGCATTACTTTGAATACTACTAAATCTGTAAACCGTGTGGATGTTTGCAGATACCTACTAAAATTTGTGAATGTGTTGAAAAACAGAATcacttgccttctttttttggtttaagAATACTCCTGCATATAGCTGATCATAGAGCTTCTCAGTAGACGACTTGTCAACCGGTGCATCAGCATCTTTGAGAATCTCTTCGTGATTGTGAGGAAGCTTAAGTTCTGTGGCAGTCTCCTGAATTGCCCCAGACTCATTATTGTTGATCTGTGGAGTGCATGGAGGGGTTTCCTTTCTGTGTTCTTCAGTAGGCTGTGATACCTCATCTTGTGACCACTCTGCCCCCATTTCGTTCTAAAGGAAGTCTTTGGGGAGCCTTGTTTATGCTGCAGGTAGCAGCGCTTATATTCTGCAAGCATGATTGCTTTGTTAAAGGTTGATATATTCTCTTTTAGTGGACCTCGAATCTCAAGCTAGGAAGCACACATTCTTGATGGCTACAAGTTGCATGCTGGGCTTCACGTGAATGTCGGTTTTTTACGAATCTTTTAGTAGAAGATTATTCTTCTCCTGATAACTAACGGCTATAATCAAGACATTCAGATTGCCTACTTTTTGTAAAGTTATTCTCAGCCATTGAAAAGTTTAGAAAAGGTAGTAGTATTCTTCTTGCATTAGCAGGCAGAGGATGAGCGCCTGCTGCCTATGCTCCTTTGCTATCTTTAAATgggaaatttgccaaaaaaaagcaaaaggcCAAACGActtaaataaaacaaagaaaatgatCAGCATCCCAGAAAAAAAGAAGTATAAAGGAGAAGGCATGTACTCATTACAATGGAAATGAAATTGATCTTTAATCCTAGAAATGTTGCTTCCCATaggggacaaaaaaaaaaagaaaagggaacaACTCAATATGTTGCCAAAAAAGCAAAATGGATAAAGAATTGGTTAGATGCCCTGGAAGCAGCAAGGTAGGATGTCTGGAAACCATAACCACAGCACTTGATTTTTTCAAGCATGCGCATACACAAATATTGAGATGGTGTCCGGCTTCACCCGAggataaacaaataaacacattcCAAGGCCTTGGAAGAGAAGGAACGACTGCAACATAGCTCAATATTCCTCAAATCTTATCCATTTCCTTCtctccaaaaaaggaaaaaatgatgaTAAGAACAATAGTAAAGACTCTTATTTATTGCTGCTCTGTGGCAGGAGGGTTGTCTGGTTTAACTTTGACCCCTCCAAGTACCATGCCACCCTTCCACCAATCAGTTTCCACTTCAAACATTCCAAACTCAACGGTAGTGATTAGAACTTCATCGTTAACAACAAAGGGTTTACCACCAGGTATCTCATGCCACTGATCAGGTTGCTTCTTGTAGGTCTCCAGTATGATGAGCTCAGTAGACATGATCTCCTGAGTATTTTTGAACTTCACCATAAATTTGACATCGGCCGTATGCCACCCAAATGCACCAGGCAAGAACTTTACTACATAGTATAGTCTATAGGTGGTGTGCACGGCCAAGTTCAAGCATGGAATGTCCAACATTCCAGTCACTTCAAACCAGTTCACTTGATCGAGTAATACAGCTTGCTCAAAGCCAACTGACCTGTAAGCAAGATGAGATTAATTCCATTTTAGTCATATGGTCAGGTATACCAGGTAAAGGCAGTAATATACAAGTCAAAAAAGATTACATGCATGAGGTATACTCTACAGATTTGGGCCATCAAACTAGCTTAAGTAGGACTAGTTTGACAACAAGCATGACTTAGTTGTTAAAATGTTTCGTCTGTAACCAAGAGGTTACGGGTTTGAATCATCATAAGATAAATGAAGAACTATTATTGATTctcttttaataataataataaaaactagGACTAGTCTAGCAGAATAGTCTCCTGTACACAGAAATGgctaagcatcaattaagaaATTGTCAGGACTTAACATTTTACCTATTTTCGTCTTCGCCAAGCGTAATCCATCGCCAGTAACGATGGTCTCTTCCCCATGCGATGTTCAAAGCTTGGACCGGAATACTAAATGATCCTGCAGAATCTGGCCCTTCTATGAAAGACGGATCCTATCAGTACAGAAGTATACAAGTCAGAAAGGGTCTTCTTTACACTGTTTCTTAAGTCGTTGATCAATTGCTGGATTTGTCTGGACatagaaaatgcatttttacgTTTGAAAAGGAACTAAACACGGGGAAATTAGACACTGAACTTTGCAGTTTCACTTACCCTTTTCCAGTGAGGACTGAAATGGTCGTTTCTTTGCCCAATCTCCATCTTCTGCTGCTGATTGAATCACCAAAAGTTGTAACCAAAAATAGTTATGTACCCGATTGTAGAGGGAGGAGAACTTCCTTAGAACACCAGAATTAGCGAACTTCTCCCTTAATGATGGAGTTTACTTGAAGTGGTGAAAAGACAGTGGTCTTGTTAGAAAAGTCATTACCAGACAGAAAGAAAAGTCCCATCAGGGACATCtgatataattaaaaaaagacCGAAAGAAAGGAAGTCATCAAAGTCGCCAATCTCTTTCATACGCTTCATTCTTCAGGAGACCTACCATTTTTAGAATACAGAATTTAGATGTGATATTGCAGTCATAAAAACATTAGAATTTGCCATGTGCCTCCCAAATTTTGATGAAGAATCATCTCACGTACCATCAAGACACAAAGGATTACTGTGCACACGCATTTATAAATTCTGGTGTACACTAAAATATATGATAGACTGTGTTGTCCACTAAGTCTATGATAAACTGTCCACTAAAATATATGCAATTTACAATTACATATGATGATCCTATATGGTTGTGAGATGATCTATCTGTAAATCAAGATTTACAACATGCCATCTTACACCATCTCATGGCAGTAATGATCTGTCCAACCTTAATTGAGAATTAACCTTTGTGGTGGTCCATTTGATGGtgtttttgctttcactttCGCTTTTGCTTTTCTCTGTTCACATTCTATTATTCTGTCCGTACACTTAATTaaatctaattaattaaaaaagttAGTCTAGCATATTGTTGTAAAAAAGTTTATGGATTTGATACAATGTTGAACATGATTAGATGAATCGTTTAATGGATTGGAAGATACTATTCTTAGGTAGAGATGATTAGATACGTAATTAAATCCAAgtaattaagaaaatttagtctaGCATATTGTTGTAAAAGTTTACTGGATTTGATACAATGTTGAACATGATTAGATGAATCGTTTAAGGGGTTAGAAGATTATATTATTAGGTAGTTATTGAGACATTATTGAGAATGATCGAATCAACTTCTCTAAGCCTATTCCTTATGCTTCTGAGCTTGAAATTTTAGCTCTATTGCATTCTCATTTAGTCATGTGATTGGATATCTCTATCCCAAGTTTAATATAAGATGATTTTTTTGCAAACTATTTGGACGAGAGGATCACGAAGTTTAATAATTTCAATCTCAACTAATTTGCtgacagaaaaagaaaagaaaagaaaagcaagtgGGCTAATGCAACTTCTTGCATTTACTCCTTTATCATTTGTGTAATCTTCAATTTCTGGGTGCTACAAACCTCTAATTTCGACCATATAAAATATTGTACCGTCCAagaacattttttctttcttccatttttGGCTATGCTCAGAATGTATAGAAATGGAACCACTTATTAGAAATTTGGAATGCAGCCTTGACATATGCATTCAAGAGGATActttttcacctttttctatGTTAGAAGTGGACTTACATTGGACAAAAAAAGTGCTGTATATGTCCATTTTGATATTCTTAATATCTCAATGGAGAGGGTTCTTAATATTCTTAACTTCCTCCTATTTGggctaaaaatgaaaaaatgtcaTTGTCTACAACATATCATTTCAGCtaagtcaagtaatcaagtgtgTAAATCAACAAACAGAAGCAAGATGCATAAACTTAACTATGTACAAAACAATCTTGGCTCATGAATAACAACAATATATATCCTGGTGATATGCCTCAAGTTATATATACGTGAAAATTTGGATCACTTTGGAGGTTGCTTGCAATAATATTTGCATTCACAAATGTTGCCTCTGCATGTGCCCTTACCACTTGGTTTTGTTGAACATTTTTGTGTGCATTTTTTTGGCTGACATTTGTTGGTGTAAATCTTCTCATGACAGATATGCTCTGGAATTGTTATGCAACTAACAACTTCAACTCCTAAGCCTGCAAATGGAGTTGAATATATGAAGTTCAGTAGATGTGTTTTTGCAGTTTATCTCTCTAGTTGTAACTTCACACATAGTATAAGATGCTTAATTCTtccccaaagaaaaaaaaatgataaagctCATAAAGTGAAAGTATTAGAGGTAGATAATATGGATTAGGATCCTGTTTAATTAAATTGGTTGACTTTATTCATGAAAAATATTGATTTACGCCGGCTAAACTTCTCCATTTGATTCAACACAGTAGcgtttaaaaataattttcactAAATTTGAGCAAAGAAGTACAGTAAAATGTAATTGCAACGTTGAGTTCTAATGCATTCTCAAACCACAAACAAGCAATAGATGATGCAGGGAATTATATGATCAATGCCGCATAATATTTCGTATggtatttttcaatttttttttattttttcacagACGACAACAATATAAAACTATATCAACAAAATGTCTACAAAGTAGAGACGAATTGGTTAAATCAGTTTAAGCCAAGTGTGATATTCAAATGGTAAATTCAACTCAATTAGAATTACAAgtatgaaaatttcaaaattccAATATAATTCCAACTTTTTACTTTATGAAGTAAGAAATCGAGGTTCCCAAAGCTAAGATCTTGCTCATTTGACAAATTATTTGGTAATTGAAACTAGGACATAGTTATTTTATGGATTAAGGGAGATAACTCTTTAGTCTATCATTAATTTTGATAATTCTTTGTGCGAATGCAGGGCATGGACGGTTATCAGTGACAACTATCCAAAACagtgtaatattttttaaacaaattgTAACTACTTCTTAATTGTTCGTATATGTTTACAATAGGAGCGTGACATTTTGTTACTATTTATGTGGACCCTTTGCATAATAATTGTGTGTATAttataaagttttacaagtaatTCGCAGGAAGTGTTTAGAATATATTACATCGCTCTAGATGGTTGTCACTGACAATCGTTCGTATCCCGAATCCTCTTATATGGTTGgtttttaaggataaaattcttaattttttttgtccctCCATACCCGTCCATCCTCAACTATTACCTCTAAAATTCGAATTATGCATCTACATAGAAAACTCTACCAGCCATTCCCTGACCCTTGTCAAACCAACAGATTACTATCCACATATGTGATGCTCGATTTCTAATATCTGATATAACTTTGAAGGCACCATTACAGCACAAAAGAAGCATATGCGACTAATCCCAAGACACAAGACTGAACTGCTATTCCGAAAAATGCAGACAAAGAAACGATCAAATGAAAACTAATTTTTCAAGAATTCCTTGCTAGCGCTTTTGAGTAATATATAGCAAAGTTCCGTCTAAGTGCCATATtgaaatttcaaatcaaaatgcaGATTGTTAAAACAGATGTACCTGAAGAGATTATAAGCAACGTTGCCAGTAGGATGGTTGACCAAAATAGATTCATTTTGAATCGAAGTTTGCAAGTGGGAAAATGAAACTCCAGCTCTCAGAAACGATCAAGCATAGAGGTTCCACTTTTACACAAGGTGCAGAAACTCAAATAGATATAATCAACAGGTATAAAGAGAGTGCAAATCTAATTGCATCCCTGAAATTagtaaagaaaaaaatgacgcCAAATGCATATAATTAGTACCAGATTGAGGGGTGAACCTCATTGTTTCAAATATGTTTACATCATAAAAATAGTTACTAGTTTTGCTTTGGGAGAGAATCACATTTATTGTCAAGTATGAAAAAGTGGATGGCGTGTCACAAAGAACAAATGTTTTAGAATAGCTTGAACGTTCATTTTGCACATATGCTTTTCTTTGCAAGTAATCCTGACTGGAAAGAATTTGCCACTGAAGTTAGTTAACGGAATCAAGTCTCTGGCCAAGTGAATTCTCTCTCAAAACGGTTATGCTTTCTGAAAGAATAAATTTTGGTCTAATGGGTGATCAAACAATTCCTTCATAAATATACATACACTACCATGAAAAATTGGAAGCACGTAACTTTTATATCCAGTAAGCATATAAAAATTAGGTGAAAAACCCTATAAACTTTCTTTAAGTTGCAAATTGTGCTGTTAATGAACTGAAATGCTTTCAAATTTGTAAACTATAATTACTAAAAATTTGACTGCCGCGTAGTCGAGCTCCCTAAATACTATCGAGTCGATTCTAAGGATCAAATTAAGTATTTAATCGAATTTAAGATCGAACTTGAGTCAGGTAAATTGTTCAAATTTATGCTCCTTTAGACTCATTTACGCCTCAAAATACTTTTAAATTATATGTTACAGCACTGTATACATTGTACTATATATTTTTTGTGTTGTACTTAAATTGAGTTTTCCATGCAAGGAATTTGACGATTAAAAGTTATTAATATCCCTAGATTCAATTAAGTTGCCAAAAtgccctcttttttttctttctcttcaccTCTTTAGTAAATTTAGATATCTTAATGACTTTTTACTCATTAACTCCTAGCATCCATGAGTTGGTTCAAGTACATCCCGTCAAATTGATTGTTCGAGGATGCATGGTGCTGAAAATTTAGTTTAAGGGGCTCTTGTAAACCAAAGAAAGTTCATAGGGCTACTTTGCAATTGCCAAGTTGgaaaaactttttattttttcctgttgtttcttttttattttttcccttaaTAAAGGTTGGTGATGCTTTGGATAGACATCACCGACTCACAATCTTTTACTCAGAACGGCTAACAAGTGCACAATTTGCAATATATAACATAAGCGGCTATAATTAATTATCACATATTTACTTACTGTTGTTGTCATTATCACATATTAATTATCATCAACTCTAAGTATCTACAATGGATAATATTCTAATCTTCGCATAATAAGaaacttttcaatttcttttattttgaattttttttgttctttagtagcatatccaaaacttaaatcTATCTTTAAATGTTCGAATCTATAGTTTTCATCTATAATTATaacagattttttttaattacctaTAGATGCTGTTCCTATAATCATAGTTAATAACCCAtgtactactttttttttctcattaatTCCACAAGAATGTCGTAGATTGCACATATTAGAACGTTAAGTacattttcttacttcttaatCAGAGACTAATCAACTTGCTTATAGCAAGTATTATCAACCGTGAATAATGCATATGTGTGCTTTTATATGCCTTTAATACATTTTAGCTGCCAACCCTTTCTTAAACACAGAAATAAACATTATATTTCAaaatctttttcctttctttcattCTCTTTTTTAGAAATAACCAAATGGATAAGCAATGCCTAGAAGGAAATTTATTGACAGCATTAACTATTCAATGCCTAGGAGGAAATTTGTTAACAACATTAACTATTCTCTTAATTCGCATTGATTGATTCTGTTTAAGAAGATATATGTACACTGCCCACCAGAATTGAGCAACCAACTGTTCTCTACACTCGATCGCCAACTTTGTCTCAATTATGTGATCTTAGAACTTAGGCCACTCCAAGGATACAttgcttttttttcctctttttttttttttggtactgtaagaaatatcatcatcaaaaataataaaacttaatTTTCTTGATGAAGGTTGGTAATGTAGGATAATTAATATCTTAGACATTACCAACTTACCATGTATATTAGTCACAAATGGCTTATTTTTTCatgtaattaattttgtaaCGTATTCGATATATGGCAATGTAATTGTTAATTaccatata carries:
- the LOC113707882 gene encoding lectin → MGAEWSQDEVSQPTEEHRKETPPCTPQINNNESGAIQETATELKLPHNHEEILKDADAPVDKSSTEKLYDQLYAGVFLNQKKKKYWIDRTSKKNCFMLYARNLSITWAEDRSCWHWPFIKESSDVTLVAAELLNVCWLEIHGWFNTVNLTPRTLYQVVFVLMLKDPAYGWGIPVNFRLILADGSRQEHKENMMEKPRGKWIEILAGEFETLPENDGNMECSMYEYEGGGWKRGLVIKGILIRPKD
- the LOC113708098 gene encoding uncharacterized protein PHLOEM PROTEIN 2-LIKE A4-like: MEIGQRNDHFSPHWKRDPSFIEGPDSAGSFSIPVQALNIAWGRDHRYWRWITLGEDENRSVGFEQAVLLDQVNWFEVTGMLDIPCLNLAVHTTYRLYYVVKFLPGAFGWHTADVKFMVKFKNTQEIMSTELIILETYKKQPDQWHEIPGGKPFVVNDEVLITTVEFGMFEVETDWWKGGMVLGGVKVKPDNPPATEQQ